From the Telopea speciosissima isolate NSW1024214 ecotype Mountain lineage chromosome 9, Tspe_v1, whole genome shotgun sequence genome, the window AAGGAATTTCAGAAtgaaatcaataattaaaaatgcAATATGAAAGCATGCAAAATGAGATAACCCATCTTGAAGTTGCATAGCCCTTAAATGAATAAAATCGTCTGCTAATGGATTCAGTTGATGCCATCACAggaatataattaaaaaaaaaaaaccttcattCAGTGAgatcaatttcaaaattattcAACAATCCAGTGATGACTTATTGACTCTTTAGAAGATCAGCCTTGAAGCCCCTTGTTTGGTAATTTTTCTGGATCACTCAAACAATTGGTGAACCGTAGAGTCGGTCTACCTTAGTAAACAGTGATAGTGAAGAGCGCGGGCGTGCCAGAGTCTTCAAGACTCAATGTAAGAGAAGTTTGCAACTTCTGACATCTATCAGGCTATGTGGATTACCCTCCTGCCtcgattgctccaaggacttttGAGATAAAGAACAAATTGCAATAAGTGtaggaaaaaaagggaaaatcacAAAAGATGATAGTGGGAACAAGAAATCGAGATCCTCTAATGATTCCTGGTAAAGTGCATTCAAAGGAACTACAACTATTACAGAGAATTACAGAAGAACTTGatagagggaagagagagagaatgatcaCTAGGATCTGGGGGAGAAGAGATTTAAACTAAGGAAAATGTAAGTGCAGAAATAAAAAGATAACTAAGTTACAGGTTTGTTTGTTGATCGAgagatcccttcttcttctgaaATTAGGACTTTTATACTTGTGAAGGAAAACCCTTAGTACGTGCTCCCCAACTGCAACCTCTCTTAACGGTTGTAGAACCGTTTAGGGGTCACGACGGTTTCCACTGTGATAGTGGTTCTTAACCGTTGGCACTTTCACGGCTATAACCGCTCCCATGTCCTCATGTTACTACCTTGCACAAGGATCAACTTCATTGACCGGTTAAAAAGTCCTACCTCTGTGACCGATCTTTTTCACCCCTAGGTGTGATAGGTCTGTCTCCATCGGTCAGCCTTGTAATTTTAGGGTGTAAACACCCCTATACTGTCAAAGCCATATAAAATGATGGGAAGAAGAATGCTGCCTGATCATGTGGCCCCTAATCAGtgcgggggccaatgggagcacgtgCAAAGGCAACAACCAGGgggtttttcattttgtaggggtACGGGGTGGTTATTTCAGAGGGGGGGTCTGTGTCTGAATGCTGGGGCTAAGTAGTTTCCAAATGTAACTTCGTGAAATAAACTTAAAAAGGGTGTATCCAGTGACagggctcccaccactgtggggtctggagagggtcacaatgtacgcagccttacccccgcttcatggagagactgtttccagagactcgattctgtgaccacttggtcacaatgaagcaaccttaccgttgcaccaaagTTCCAACTTCGTGAAAAAAATTTATTCCCAATTATTACAAACATTGCAGCAATAAGTTCACTTTATGAACATTAAATTTAGAAGTTATGTATAACCAAAATGAAATGATTCTTCCAAATGCAACTTCGTGAAATAAACATATTCCTAATTATTACAAACATTGCAGCAATAAGTCCACTTTATGAACATTAAAATTAGAAGTTATGTAAAACCAAAATGAAATTATTCTTCCAAATGCAACTTCGTGAAATAAACTTATTCCTAATTATTACAAACATTGCAGCAATAAATTCCTTTATGAACATTAAGTTCAGAAGTTATGTAAAACCAAAATGAAGTGATTCATCACTAGATATTAATTTAAAACCAAAAGAATCAGCTTACCCTTGAACTTCTCAGATGTTTCTTCATCTACAGTGCATTGGAATCCAGTGTAGGTGGTGGTACTAAAGGCATACAtattcttctttgcttcttccatGCTGCAGCATAGAAATAGTGAGACCATCCACCCAGTCACCCATGAAAAACAACAGAGAATTCGTAATCACTCAAAGAAGTCTTGTAAAGCTTCCATTTTCACCCTCCACAAGAAGCAGTGCAAACaattaatcaaataccctcgcaagtcctttttttttccttttctgtttttggAATAAAATTTACAAACTTCCACATCGCCCGAGCTGCTGATTTATAAAGAAGATTGATTGAAAAATTGTGCTTAAACATTAAAGGGATAACCATAATTTCTGGATAAACTGTATTTGTTACTGCAGCCGAAtggaaagaacaaagaaaaaatgttCTCAAATTCTTGAAACTATCAATTAAATATTAAGGTCCCTTAGTTATTAAGATTTAAGAGTTGCAAATATAACCCGATCTTTCCGAAAACTAAAGATCATAAACGGCAATCATATAACTATCTAAAACCCTGTGGTTATCAAGACCAACTGCGAAAACCCTCTTATAAATTCAATCATGAATGAACATAACTAAGGTCTCCTCCACTATCAGAGGTGGTACTTGGTGCCTTGGACCTAATAACTCCAGCAATCCATTTGAGGTCTGGTCTATTCTCTCTAATTCTATTAGGAGACCTAGTGCCAGTGGTGATTTAGTTCAATGGATTCCAAATTCTTCTAAGAAATTCACCTCTACCTCTGCTTGGAATCTTATTAGAACTAGATCTGAAAGAGTTCCTTGGCATAAGATTGTCTAGTTAGATCCAATATTCCACGGCATAGTTTTAAAGTGTGGCCTGCTTTGACCTTATCTCTCCCTACCCAAGAATAGCTTCTCAAGAGAAATTTATTGTCTATGGTGAAACTCTCCTGAAAATGTGGAGCACCTCTTCatttcttgctctctctctctctctagttctGTTTGGCAAAGTGTCCTTAGAAAATGTTGGCCTCATTATAGAACCATCCTTCCCTTGAGAATGGAGGTGCATCTTGAAAAACTTGAGGTAAATCTAATTGTGATTATGTTGGTAAACTTGTATTTGGTGCTGTGATTCATCATATTTAGTGGGTACagaacaacaaaagatggacCTCTCCACTGCAATTGAGCAAATCTGAGAAGCCATCACttttgagataaaaaaaaatagacttctCCCATTCGATCTTCAAGCTCGGACACTTTAAGGGACCTTCCTCTTATTTCTCCACATCCTTGTGATTCTTGATGTACCATCCTTCGTTAGTTGTTTGCCCCCTTCCCCTGGTTTTGATGCATCctcctttctattttgtttctatCCCACCCCGTTTTTTATGTTCCATCCATTAGTtaattgttttgtttctcttgtttGGTCCCTCCCTTGGATAGCCTTTTTGTACGTTTTGTAGTCCTCTGTTTTGTTCCTTAATATATTTCctattcataaaaataaaaaaaatgaatgaacaTAGCATTAGAGCTCAAGAACCTgagaaaggtttttttttttaggggtgggggggggggggcgcgggGAGATGGAGTAGAGAAAACAGGGAAAGAAAGAACTAGCTGACCTTCCCAATACAGTAGCGAGAGTATTAAGATAAGTTTCAATCATCTGTTCTCTCGTGGGTGCGGGATCCTTGGGAAATTCCATTACTATGAGCCAGTGATTGTAATCACAACCGGGTAGCAAAATAGTCTCCCTAGGCTCGTTGCTGCCACTACTCCTCCTTGAAGTATAATCTCTATCGACAGCCGCTCGAATGGGTGTCCAGGAGGCAGAGGAGTTGGAGGAAGGACGACTTGAGACGTAAGATAAGGAATTTAAACGAAAGGGAGAAACGAGAGGAACCCGAGAAATGGAGGCATAGATTGGAGCAGAAGACCTCATGCTTGATTCTGCATATATAAATGACGATGAGATTAAATTTTTGGGGAGTAGAGATGCATTGAGTGTTGCCATTACACAAGGCGAGAAGCAATAGCACGGAGAGCTAGTGTGactgacagagagagagagagagagggagagttgcAGAGAAGATAAGGTTATATTTTCGGGAGCGGAAATCTAGCGGTTTAGGGCTTATGTAGCCGTAGATTTGAACATACACTCTAAAAGACAAACGATACAAGTTGTAGGGTTCTACCAGCAAGAAGAGATAACTTGTTTTTTTTACCATCAACTGCCTaactcagttggtgagccgtggtgcgttTAATGCCCATGCTCACCCACCTTATCCCTTCCCTGATGCGGTCCCTctctatacaaaatatatataaagttcccaattccaaaaaggttttttttttttggtaaaaagaagagataactTGTTAGGAACCCCTCTAAAGTGTCgattaatttgtaattttactttttaaccCTTTCAATGtatcatttaatttttcttagTGAAAGTGAATCTTGTCATATCATATGTAtacatgaaaaatatatatgataatgacacattttgataataatataaatttcaaattaattaattgaaaaCATTTTTATACCCTTAATTTAAATTAAAgaatttttaagaataagacaCGGGGCAATTAAAAAATATGTCAACTTTTAAATACatctatagaggtgtcattcaagTTTTAAATACACCTGTAGAGGTATCATTCAAATACTCTCTAACTAATACACATGTAGTGGAATATCAGTTTAATTGAGTCCACCTTCCATGTTAAGTATCAAAGGGCTATATTGATGATTCCACTATACCTATTTCCAAAGGAAGATCTGAGGAAATGGGGAGTCTCAAAGACTGGGCAATTTAGTGTTAAGATGGCTTACCATTTGTTGTGTGATTTGGAGCACAATGAACACTCTCAAAGAGCTTCTACATTCCAGAGTGATAATAGGCCTTTGGAGTCTCCCAGTCTATGAAAGAATATCTGATCTTGTTATACTCTACCCAGGATTAAACATTTCATGTGGAAAGCAACTCTGGGGGGTCTGGCGACTGGACAAATTTTAATGCAGCGAAGAATCCAACTTAATCCACAATGCCAAAGGTGTGGAGCTCCAGTGGAGGATATAGAACATATTCTGTTGGATTGTAGTTTCGCAAAAGTCGTGTGGTTTGGCAGCCCAGTTAGCTTTTTCTGCTCCAAGGGATGGGAACCTTTCTATCAAAAAATGGATCCTAGGATGAGAAGCTTTATCAatccatggcaaaaaagaaaaacgtTGGTACATGAACCACTGCAGTTTTATAGCATGGCACATTTGGAGGGCTCGGAATGATCTAATATTTAAAGGAAAATCTTGGAATCCAGCTGAGACCATTCATCTTGCAAACCAGGGAAGATGGCCTCTCTCAATCCTCTCAATTGTAAATGATATCCTCTACATGTCGTCTATGTTTTTGGAGTGTTCCTTCACCCATATTTCCAAAGATTTGTAATAGCCTTGCTTACTTTCTGGTTCGGAAGGCCCTGTCTGCAGCATGTAGGATAGTTTGGCTCTTATCCACTCTGTGGATTCAGCAATCTAGTAACTCTAAGTTCGTGTGTTTCACACAATTTAATGAATAGTCGTTtgcttacccaaaaaaaaaagacttataCACAAGTAGTGTTGTATGCATGTGAGTGGGAGTGTGGGACTGTGAGAGGTATTGTTTGGTTGGCGGATTTAATTATAAATTCCCTTTTTTACATGATTTATACAATAAGGTCGATCTGTATTGGTATCAATATTGGCAGCAATTGATATTGGCAGCAATTGATATTGGCGTCCATACAAGATTGTTGAAGAATGGAACCTGACATTTTTGTTATTGGTTTTTCAATTGTATTCCAAGATTGCAATTCCAAAACTTTTGTTAAAAGCCTGACTCAAAAAAGTTAAAATCCAAATGTTcttttggttgcaaagggcaaAGGGAACTAAAGGAAAGGGAGAAGTGAAAATTCTAAAtttagaagaataaaaaaatccaagtgTTTTCACATGAGTACCTTACTaattccaaatttttttatatttaattattaaatttcattttactttttttttttttggtagaaaggatTCTATTCAAAGGCGCGAGAAAAGCGCATGAAAGGATGATGGAATACAAAACTCAATCAACCATGGAGTGAAAAGAGGTCAAACTGTCGGACATGCCAACGACATGGCCTTCCTAGCTACTAGCTAAGATATCGGTAATGCCATTTGAATCCCTAGGAACATAATGAAAGGAAACAGAGAGAAGCTTAGAAGCAAGGAATTTGATGTCCGATATCAGCGGTTGTAGGTTTAGGGGGGCATTGGAGTACgtgcccatttttttttatgaagcacACAACCTGGCTGCAATCAGACTCCACCACTACGTTGTCAAACCCATGAGCTATAACTTCCAAAAGACCACATCTAATCGCCATAGCCTCACTTTCTCCAATCTCGGCGTAAAAACCCAAATCAGATTTAGCAAGCTAGACTTGGCCATCACTACTTCGGATCAGAACTCCCAGTCCACACTTAGTTGTGTTTTCCTTCATCGAAGCATCAATATTTATTCTGAAATGGGATCTGGGACAGGGGACTGACTTAGGAGGAAGAGGTCTGTCCTGAGCAGGGGCTCCACCGGTAGGCTCTGTGACAATCTTTGAAGCTAGGAATTCCACTTGGGCATGTGTAGCAGCTCTAATCACCTCAGTAGGAGACCACTCCTTACTTTCCAAAATGAAATCATTTTTGGCCTTCCAGATAAACCACATCAAGAAAAAGACAAGGCACTGTTGAACTTTTTGTCACCATGCCCCAACTTCGTCCAATCTTCAAACCATCTTACTAGCGTatattggtcattttcaatttcattttactttacATCTAAATTCTTTAggtttttctaccaaaaaaaaaatcctttaggtttgaaaagtaaataaaaatcaaatctaaaattaacatctaaataatgataaaaaaatttaactagatTATTGATAAACCAAGAATACACGAGTCAATCCCGATTTGCCACATGGCCTGACATAAAGAGAAGGATGACCCAGGCCCGGCCAACACCTCACATAGAGGGATCTTATCCCAAAGAGATGGACCTTATCTGTACTCAACCctcaaggatcttatccaataCCTGAGGAACACGCATATCTACTTAgtagggaacctcttccctagCTGGACTTTATGTCGCATAAAGAGACACCCTACTACGTGATAGACCCTTCCACGAAGAATGCTTATCACCAACTGAGACTCTCCACACTGTCATGCTCAAccataaatactcaggtattctaacccattattcatctGGAATGCCAGTAATTCATCTGGTGCTAAGAGAGATTTAACTTAGGCATCAAAGAGTCCTAGGCCGTAACCACACCTATTCTCCCTTGTCCTTGACATCCTTTTGTAGGttgcggcacccgaaggacctattggagatttcctgacgcaacaatTATACAATCATGTTAGCTAATAATTACAAAAGGTGGAGGCAGCAAAGATTCCGAACTAATAAAATTGGTTGGTCTCATTTTCTTACCTCAAGCTGGCTTTTAAAAGCTTGGTAGATTTCCCCCATTCATTTACCCTTtctctaactttttttttttggggtagtgGGAGGGGGAAGGAGTAAGGAGAGTTTGGATTTGGGCAAAACACAAGACTTGCAATTAATAAAAAGATTAATgatgtgtttgatatgcattctaagttgatttcgcattctcggacgataaaaacaactatttttatcatccgagaatgcgacttagaatgcataccaaacactgcctaagttttccttcatgCAAGGTGAAGAGAGTATTAGCTCCTACCCCTTATTATACATGATCCGAAAAATCTTTCCCAATCCAAtcaaggctatgtttggtatgcattcttggaaagAATTCTgggttgatttcac encodes:
- the LOC122640127 gene encoding DAG protein, chloroplastic-like, which produces MATLNASLLPKNLISSSFIYAESSMRSSAPIYASISRVPLVSPFRLNSLSYVSSRPSSNSSASWTPIRAAVDRDYTSRRSSGSNEPRETILLPGCDYNHWLIVMEFPKDPAPTREQMIETYLNTLATVLGSMEEAKKNMYAFSTTTYTGFQCTVDEETSEKFKGLPGVLWVLPDSYIDVKNKDYGGDKYINGEIIPCKYPTYQPKQRGGSKYESRRYERRRAGPPPERTRPRQEATQPESASE